One window of Plasmodium falciparum 3D7 genome assembly, chromosome: 7 genomic DNA carries:
- a CDS encoding cytosolic iron-sulfur assembly component 2, putative — MNNNNYIFENENPILYNTNEGEENRSSLDELTIKEHIYNKSDLCDIYYEEDKINVDEIFDLLRDIKDPEYSYTLEALKIIEKKNIHINYEEKLITVYFTPTIPNCSLATLIGLMISIKLQYSLCNNYKTNIYIYPGSHNSEHSINKQLNDKERIAAAIENKHLFNVIKNSINYHYPIIKF, encoded by the coding sequence atgaataataataattacatattTGAAAATGAGAATCCAATATtgtataatacaaatgaaggAGAAGAAAATCGAAGCTCATTAGATGAGTTAACAATaaaagaacatatatataataaaagtgatTTATGTGATATATACTATGAAGAAGATAAAATTAATGTAGACGAAATATTTGATTTATTAAGAGATATAAAAGATCCAGAATATTCTTATACATTAGAAGCTCTAAAAATtatagagaaaaaaaatattcatataaattatgaagaaaaattaattacaGTATATTTTACACCTACTATACCAAATTGTTCTTTAGCAACACTTATAGGATTAATGATAAGTATAAAATTACAATATTcattatgtaataattacaaaacgaacatttatatatatcctgGATCACATAATTCTGAACATTCAATAAATAAGCAACTAAATGACAAGGAGAGAATAGCAGCAGCTATTGAAAATAAACATTTAtttaatgttataaaaaatagtATTAATTATCACTATccaattattaaattttga
- a CDS encoding centrin, putative codes for MKLHVSLLYFFFLFLTFFNILKAQDNKNKVEETHEEQGEMTQEEKDEIYSEFVDYDLNKDGLIDAEEIVVTLKNMKKADFINFFNKVDLDSSGTISIDEYMLFINSN; via the exons atgaaattacATGTGagcttattatatttttttttccttttcttaacattttttaacatattaaaaGCTCAA gataataaaaataaggttGAAGAAACACATGAAGAGCAAGGTGAAATGACGCAAGAAGAAAAAGACGAAATATATTCTGAATTTGTTGATTATGATTTAAATAAAGATG gATTAATTGATGCTGAAGAAATTGTTGTTacgttaaaaaatatgaaaaaggcagattttataaatttttttaataaagtaGACTTAGATTCTTCCGGAACAA tttcCATTGATGAATAcatgttatttataaattccaACTGA